A section of the Prevotella melaninogenica genome encodes:
- a CDS encoding sulfatase, producing the protein MQNKVLYGLTGAIAMGAVVPAQAQKKPMNIVFIMSDDHSYQTISAYDKRFINTPNIDWLADNGVKFQESFVANSLSGPSRACMLTGKHSHANGFTDNSKTFDGGQQTFPKLLQKQGYQTAMIGKWHLTSLPTGFNYWDILIGQGDYYNPDFLSNGKKVRRPGYVTNIIADMAIDWMENKRDKDKPFCLLMHNKAPHRVWNPDTCDLRLYDDVTYPLPKTFYDDYSGRLAAQKQEMNIMKDMDLIYDNKMADKENEIHTTTGLEQWGRGNYKRMTPSQRAQWDSYYDPIIKKFKEDKLSGKALAEWKYQRYMHDYMRVIHSVDRNVGRVIEYLRQHGLLENTMIVYTSDQGFYMGEHGWFDKRFMYEESFRTPLLVYLPGGKHGVVSQMVQNIDYAPTFLEVAGAKVPSDIQGRSFLPLLEGKKPADWRQSLYYHYHEYPAEHSVCRHYGIRTKRYSLMHFYNDIDSWELYDLKKDPEQMHNIYGKPGTEKLTKNLKKQLLQLQVQYDDPIRNKENILKK; encoded by the coding sequence ATGCAAAATAAAGTATTATATGGCTTGACAGGAGCGATTGCAATGGGTGCAGTCGTTCCTGCCCAAGCGCAGAAGAAACCGATGAATATCGTCTTTATCATGAGCGATGACCACTCTTACCAGACTATCAGTGCTTATGATAAGCGTTTCATCAACACACCAAACATCGACTGGTTAGCAGACAATGGTGTGAAGTTCCAAGAGAGCTTCGTTGCTAACTCGCTCAGCGGTCCATCACGTGCTTGTATGCTTACTGGTAAGCACAGTCATGCAAATGGATTCACGGATAACTCTAAGACCTTTGATGGTGGTCAGCAAACCTTCCCTAAGTTGCTCCAAAAGCAGGGCTATCAGACGGCTATGATTGGTAAGTGGCACCTTACCTCACTGCCAACAGGCTTCAACTATTGGGACATCCTTATCGGACAGGGCGACTATTATAACCCTGACTTCCTCAGTAATGGTAAGAAGGTGCGCCGTCCGGGATACGTTACTAACATCATTGCCGACATGGCGATAGACTGGATGGAGAACAAACGTGACAAGGACAAGCCTTTCTGTTTGTTGATGCACAACAAGGCGCCACACCGTGTGTGGAACCCTGATACCTGCGATCTTCGCCTCTATGATGACGTAACCTATCCATTGCCAAAGACTTTCTATGATGACTACTCTGGTCGTCTTGCTGCTCAGAAGCAGGAAATGAATATCATGAAGGATATGGACCTCATCTATGACAACAAGATGGCTGACAAGGAGAATGAGATTCATACCACTACTGGTCTTGAGCAGTGGGGACGTGGTAACTACAAACGTATGACGCCTTCACAGCGTGCACAGTGGGATAGCTACTATGATCCAATCATCAAGAAGTTTAAGGAAGACAAACTCTCTGGTAAGGCTCTCGCTGAATGGAAGTACCAGCGTTACATGCACGACTACATGCGTGTGATTCATTCTGTCGACCGCAACGTGGGCCGTGTCATTGAGTATCTTCGCCAGCATGGACTCCTTGAGAATACAATGATTGTCTACACCTCTGACCAAGGTTTCTATATGGGTGAGCATGGATGGTTCGATAAGCGTTTCATGTATGAGGAGTCGTTCCGCACACCACTCTTGGTTTATCTCCCGGGTGGTAAGCATGGCGTTGTTAGTCAGATGGTACAGAACATCGACTATGCACCAACCTTCCTCGAGGTAGCTGGAGCAAAGGTTCCTTCTGACATTCAGGGCCGTTCTTTCCTCCCACTCCTTGAGGGTAAGAAGCCAGCTGACTGGCGTCAGTCGCTCTACTATCACTACCACGAATACCCAGCCGAGCACTCTGTTTGCCGTCACTATGGTATCCGTACGAAGCGTTATTCACTCATGCACTTCTACAATGATATTGACTCTTGGGAGCTTTACGACTTAAAGAAAGATCCAGAACAGATGCACAATATCTATGGTAAGCCAGGCACAGAGAAGCTCACAAAGAACTTGAAGAAGCAACTCCTCCAGCTGCAGGTGCAGTATGATGACCCTATCCGCAATAAGGAGAACATCTTGAAGAAGTAA
- a CDS encoding RagB/SusD family nutrient uptake outer membrane protein has product MKLKYICLALLSATTLTSCFDLDKSPEGVLSTVNPFTSLGEMNSYLDQFYQTGVKAQDFNSWGSGGIAGIDMNSDNMASGSVNTRLNGGLTLANAGKLSHYYNIRNVNFFLNNLNFKDKNSAAYKQCVGEAYYFRAWFYFQLFKNYGKIAWVNRPLEPQEEEMNQPQQERTVIADSILADLDKAIANLNLQNSSATMRIHKDVARAFKSEVALYEATWEKYHKAKNDAFFDPTVTDAKIKSYLDQCVEACKDVVDRGVWKIYTTGNTLNDYRVIFQTEDLSNNSEVLWFKRYDGVNVGNSVDRYLNQGGGSSGVTASLVDDYLTIDGKPFVGPAVLTAKATFGDELKPTVRDPRLCQTVCMPGQILRPDQGGYVVPPLNGSGYNKNETGYSMLKHVQIDYKGSLDQEGKGSTPAIQYRYADILLNYAEALAELDGAANASQIITILKPLRDRVGMPAVDFDREYNTEADYPFRNLDKYLQAVRRERRVEQACEGRRLDDIFRWAAADELIVGKRAHGALFIGSNLEHHAKYGTSLVYDKPSGNNIYLSGKPGDAQRYVLPVNPSGYETGWKFNPKRDYLLPFETRMLTLTNNLWKQNPGWDK; this is encoded by the coding sequence ATGAAACTTAAATATATATGTTTAGCACTCTTGAGTGCAACAACACTTACAAGTTGCTTTGACTTAGATAAGTCTCCTGAGGGAGTGCTTTCAACGGTCAATCCTTTCACCTCCTTGGGTGAGATGAACAGCTATCTCGACCAGTTCTATCAGACTGGTGTGAAGGCTCAGGACTTTAACTCATGGGGTAGCGGTGGTATTGCTGGTATCGATATGAACAGCGATAACATGGCAAGTGGCTCTGTTAATACCCGCCTTAATGGTGGTTTGACCCTTGCTAACGCAGGCAAACTCTCTCATTACTACAATATTCGCAACGTCAACTTCTTCTTGAATAATCTCAACTTCAAGGATAAGAACTCTGCTGCCTACAAACAATGCGTGGGCGAGGCTTACTATTTCCGTGCATGGTTCTACTTCCAGTTGTTCAAGAACTATGGTAAAATCGCTTGGGTGAACCGCCCTCTCGAACCACAGGAGGAGGAGATGAACCAGCCGCAGCAGGAAAGAACGGTAATTGCCGATAGTATTCTTGCCGACCTCGATAAGGCTATTGCCAACCTTAACTTGCAGAACAGTAGTGCTACAATGCGTATCCACAAGGACGTGGCACGTGCTTTCAAGAGCGAGGTGGCACTCTATGAGGCTACATGGGAGAAGTATCATAAGGCAAAGAACGACGCCTTCTTCGACCCTACCGTTACTGATGCGAAGATTAAGTCTTACTTAGATCAGTGCGTTGAGGCTTGTAAGGACGTTGTAGACAGAGGTGTTTGGAAAATCTATACGACTGGTAACACACTGAATGACTACCGCGTTATCTTCCAGACAGAGGACCTAAGCAACAACTCTGAGGTGTTATGGTTCAAGCGTTATGACGGCGTGAACGTTGGTAACAGCGTTGATCGTTACCTCAACCAAGGTGGTGGTAGTAGTGGTGTTACCGCATCGTTGGTGGATGACTACCTCACCATCGATGGCAAACCATTTGTAGGACCAGCCGTGTTGACCGCAAAGGCTACCTTTGGCGACGAACTGAAGCCAACCGTTCGCGACCCACGTCTGTGTCAGACAGTTTGTATGCCGGGCCAGATTCTTCGTCCAGACCAAGGCGGTTATGTAGTTCCTCCACTCAATGGTTCAGGCTACAACAAGAATGAAACAGGTTATTCAATGTTGAAGCACGTGCAGATTGACTATAAGGGAAGCCTTGATCAGGAAGGAAAAGGCAGCACACCAGCTATTCAGTATCGCTATGCTGACATCCTCTTAAACTATGCTGAGGCTTTGGCTGAGCTTGATGGTGCTGCTAACGCAAGTCAGATTATTACTATCTTGAAGCCTTTGCGCGACCGTGTTGGTATGCCAGCAGTCGACTTCGACAGAGAGTATAACACCGAGGCAGACTATCCTTTCCGCAATCTCGACAAGTATTTGCAGGCTGTTCGCCGCGAACGTCGTGTTGAACAGGCTTGTGAAGGCCGTCGATTGGATGATATCTTCCGTTGGGCAGCAGCCGATGAGCTGATCGTTGGAAAGCGTGCACACGGTGCATTGTTTATTGGTAGCAACCTTGAGCATCATGCAAAGTATGGTACAAGCCTCGTTTATGACAAGCCATCAGGCAACAACATCTACCTCTCTGGCAAGCCAGGTGACGCTCAGCGTTACGTATTGCCAGTGAATCCATCAGGTTATGAGACTGGTTGGAAGTTTAATCCAAAGCGCGATTATCTCCTTCCTTTCGAAACACGTATGCTCACACTGACTAACAATCTGTGGAAGCAGAACCCTGGATGGGATAAATAA
- a CDS encoding SusC/RagA family TonB-linked outer membrane protein: MSKSTTVFLGMRKHPPFATSRVALSLCLSLLAATPAFSSTSGNIKTLESTQQQKQTIKGVVKDTHGDPVIGASVMVNGVAMAVTDVDGNFSLSAAPGAVLQVSYVGFKPQSVTVKAGMTNYAVSLQDDNQALNEVVVVGYGVQKKVNLTGSVSSVKGDALEMRPVTDASQSLQGLVPGLMVSNGSSGRPGATAALSLRGQGNLSGTGHPYVLVDGIEMSLADVNPNDIESISVLKDASACSIYGARAAYGVILVTTKRGEEGKMHVNYQGSMGWNRPTVLPEMANAVEFAKMWNAGVTNANSSRLYSDEKIKLLEQYMNDPSSVNPWQELPANASMNPAFENTEKGIGNVDYFKLHYKDYAFKQQHNVSLSGGGKQAQYYVSGGYFKEDGILRYAKMNFERMNLASNLTSRLTSWMKMKLNLKYVHSVDNTPFGAGGLSEGFYHSLARFRPTISVVDPHGHFTELSMIPYLQSGTFTRTKRNHYDITLGFEVNPVKGLIINADYTNKFITTSYEALNVAPDIYAADGVTTSKGVRGELDASPDGKYQRSNYNIHYQNISLYGNYSLTLAEDHNIVLMAGYQEENNKVDYLKNGISGLYSMHNPNTAMGTGDKQPDDIRNGWATRGFFGRINYDYQGRYLLEVNGRYDGSSRFARDHRWGFFPSVSLGWNISREKFMEPLSQKVSQLKLRMSYGKLGNQAGAGLYTFASTMNLSSGLGSYIFADGRHAYLLAPGVVNPATTWEKVSSKNIGLDFGFMNNALTGSLDVYERKTKDMLGPGVDFPDFFGANAPQTNNASLRDRGWELTLNYRGKIGKDIDYSIGGSLADYTSIVTDYANPTGTAPASNWYRGRRVGEIWGYRTDGLLQTQEQADAYNATHNNTFFSTLKWTPGDVAFRDLNNDGYVNNGKNKLDDMGDMTIIGNTSPRYQYTINGMVSWKGLSLSFMFQGVGKRDWDPTNSVYFWGTGPYAQVTIFKEHLDYWSESNPNAYYPKPYINSAGGVRPYAAKTKSQPTDQYLQSAAYCRLKNLTLSYVLPQTWTQKMKLQQVKVFFSGENLLTFTKLKKMLDPEVIFTANGYTGEGGKNYPMNKVLSFGLMVNL; this comes from the coding sequence ATGTCTAAATCTACTACTGTCTTCCTTGGTATGAGGAAGCACCCCCCATTCGCTACGAGTAGGGTGGCACTCTCTTTGTGTTTGAGTTTATTGGCTGCTACCCCTGCGTTTAGTTCTACAAGTGGAAATATAAAAACACTTGAAAGTACGCAACAACAAAAACAAACTATCAAGGGTGTTGTGAAAGATACCCACGGTGATCCAGTTATCGGTGCCTCTGTTATGGTTAATGGAGTCGCAATGGCTGTTACTGATGTTGATGGTAACTTCTCTCTTTCAGCAGCACCGGGTGCTGTACTACAAGTAAGTTATGTGGGCTTTAAGCCTCAGTCCGTAACCGTCAAGGCAGGTATGACTAATTATGCCGTTAGTCTGCAAGATGACAACCAAGCATTGAACGAAGTGGTTGTCGTAGGTTATGGTGTACAAAAGAAGGTGAACCTCACGGGTTCTGTATCATCTGTTAAGGGCGATGCACTTGAGATGCGCCCAGTAACCGACGCGTCGCAGAGTCTTCAAGGTTTGGTACCCGGTTTGATGGTATCAAATGGTAGCTCTGGTCGTCCGGGTGCTACTGCAGCCTTGTCATTACGTGGTCAGGGTAACCTCTCTGGTACTGGTCATCCTTACGTTTTGGTAGATGGTATCGAGATGAGTCTTGCCGATGTCAATCCGAACGATATCGAGTCAATCTCTGTATTGAAAGATGCTTCTGCTTGTTCTATCTATGGTGCACGCGCAGCATACGGTGTTATCTTGGTAACAACGAAACGTGGTGAGGAAGGCAAGATGCACGTAAACTATCAGGGAAGTATGGGTTGGAACCGTCCTACCGTACTGCCTGAGATGGCAAATGCCGTAGAGTTTGCAAAGATGTGGAATGCTGGTGTTACGAATGCCAACTCTTCTCGTCTTTACAGCGATGAAAAGATTAAGCTCTTAGAGCAGTATATGAACGACCCATCAAGTGTGAATCCATGGCAAGAACTCCCTGCCAACGCTTCGATGAACCCTGCCTTTGAGAATACAGAGAAGGGTATTGGTAACGTTGATTACTTCAAATTACATTATAAGGACTATGCCTTTAAGCAGCAGCACAACGTTAGTTTGAGCGGTGGCGGTAAGCAGGCACAGTATTATGTATCAGGAGGTTACTTCAAGGAAGACGGTATCTTGCGTTATGCGAAGATGAACTTTGAGCGTATGAACCTCGCTTCAAACCTCACTTCTCGTCTTACCTCATGGATGAAGATGAAACTTAACTTGAAGTATGTTCACTCTGTCGACAATACTCCATTTGGTGCAGGCGGTTTGAGCGAAGGCTTCTATCACTCATTAGCACGCTTCCGTCCAACGATTTCAGTGGTTGATCCTCATGGTCATTTCACAGAGTTGTCAATGATTCCTTACTTGCAGAGTGGCACTTTCACCCGCACAAAGCGCAATCATTATGACATCACCTTAGGCTTTGAGGTTAATCCAGTAAAGGGATTGATTATCAATGCCGATTATACTAATAAGTTTATCACAACCTCTTACGAGGCTTTGAATGTTGCGCCAGACATCTATGCAGCTGATGGTGTGACGACTTCAAAGGGTGTTCGTGGTGAGTTGGATGCAAGTCCTGATGGCAAGTATCAGCGTTCAAACTATAACATCCACTATCAGAATATTAGTCTTTATGGTAACTACTCATTGACTCTTGCAGAGGATCATAACATCGTTTTGATGGCTGGTTATCAGGAGGAAAACAATAAGGTAGACTACTTGAAGAACGGTATCTCTGGACTTTACTCAATGCACAATCCAAACACTGCAATGGGAACAGGCGACAAACAGCCAGATGATATCCGCAATGGATGGGCTACACGTGGCTTCTTCGGCCGTATCAACTACGACTATCAGGGTCGTTATCTGCTCGAAGTAAACGGCCGTTATGACGGTTCTTCACGCTTTGCACGCGACCATCGTTGGGGCTTCTTCCCATCAGTATCACTCGGTTGGAACATCAGCCGTGAGAAGTTTATGGAGCCACTCAGCCAGAAGGTATCGCAGTTGAAGTTGCGTATGTCATACGGTAAGTTGGGTAATCAGGCTGGTGCAGGCCTCTATACCTTCGCATCAACGATGAATCTCAGCAGTGGATTGGGAAGCTATATCTTTGCTGATGGTCGTCATGCTTACCTCCTTGCGCCGGGCGTTGTAAACCCAGCAACAACATGGGAGAAGGTGAGCAGCAAGAATATCGGTTTAGACTTCGGCTTTATGAACAATGCCCTTACGGGTAGTCTTGACGTCTATGAGCGTAAGACAAAGGATATGTTGGGTCCTGGTGTGGACTTCCCAGACTTCTTCGGTGCTAATGCTCCGCAGACCAATAACGCCTCTTTGCGCGATCGTGGTTGGGAACTCACGCTGAATTATCGTGGTAAGATTGGCAAGGATATCGACTATAGCATCGGTGGTTCTTTGGCAGACTATACCTCTATCGTAACAGACTATGCTAACCCAACTGGTACTGCTCCAGCAAGCAACTGGTATAGAGGTAGACGCGTTGGAGAAATCTGGGGCTATCGTACTGACGGCTTGTTGCAGACACAGGAACAGGCTGATGCCTACAATGCTACACACAACAACACCTTCTTCTCTACCTTAAAGTGGACTCCGGGTGACGTTGCTTTCCGCGATCTTAACAATGATGGCTATGTGAACAATGGTAAGAATAAACTCGACGATATGGGCGATATGACCATTATCGGTAACACCTCTCCTCGTTATCAATATACTATCAACGGTATGGTTAGCTGGAAGGGACTTAGCTTGAGCTTCATGTTCCAAGGCGTAGGCAAGCGTGATTGGGACCCAACAAACAGTGTTTACTTCTGGGGAACAGGTCCTTACGCACAGGTAACTATCTTCAAGGAGCATCTTGACTATTGGTCAGAGAGCAATCCTAATGCCTACTATCCAAAGCCTTATATCAACTCAGCAGGTGGCGTTCGTCCATACGCTGCGAAGACAAAGAGCCAGCCTACTGACCAGTATTTGCAGAGTGCGGCTTACTGTCGTTTGAAGAACTTGACCTTGAGTTACGTCCTCCCACAGACATGGACACAGAAGATGAAACTCCAGCAGGTTAAGGTGTTCTTCTCTGGTGAGAACCTCCTTACCTTCACAAAGCTAAAGAAGATGCTCGACCCAGAGGTTATCTTCACTGCAAACGGCTACACTGGTGAAGGCGGTAAGAACTATCCAATGAACAAGGTTCTGTCATTTGGACTTATGGTTAATCTCTAA